The stretch of DNA CTTTAGCATCTGCTCTATCTGGATTTTAGGCTCGGTATCACCCCTGTTAGAAGCGGGCTGCTTTAACTTGCCCTTGCCAGCTGTCACCAGTGGAGATTCACCACCTTTACCTGTCACCCTTTGTGAATCCAGAGCTCGCTCTCGCTCCACGGAGGCGTCCAGCAGCGCTGGTCCTTTCTTCATGTCCTTATTCTGCAGAGAATTTACTGTAGGATGGTAATGACTGAATGCTTGGCTTGTTGGCTGTTTGTACACTGTAGCTTGTGACTGCAGGAGTTAGACGTAATCTCGTCTGGTTTGCAATCCTCATCTCCGACAGTTTGTCTTTAGAGATGTACTGATGGAACACGGCTTTTAAGCTTTGCCTTATTTCCTGTTTTGAAGGGATAAACCAGTGTGGTTTTGTCAGTCAGCAGCCAGCTGTTCGTACCTTTTGTGAGACGTTGTGAAGCCGATTTCAGTTATCTTTGAGAGAAATGTGACCGTGATGTTATTGCAGCAACATTGCTCTTGAGTAGAACTGACCGCTGGTCTTTGACCACTGAAGGTGATCTTGGGTTCTACATCTCCCAAAtctaaaatattaagaaaaggtGGCACTAGGAGGGGCCCGTTGTGTAAATGTGGAGGAGTTTTGCTGGGTGGTGTGTGCATTTTTGCCCCCAAAGGCAGTCTGTGCTCTGGGATAGCTGTGCTGGAGCCCCGCGACTGCGGCAGGCGGGTTCTACTCCAGCTCCATCTCCCCCTGAATACTTAATGCAAAATTCAAGGCTTCCTTATTTAAATTCCTTGCCTTCCTAATTTGAAATACATTAAGTTTTGGCCTTTGCTTTTAAGCAGATGGATGCTCATCATTTAGTTGTATGGTCCCTTTTTGTGCCACCATATCTGTTAGGTACAGGAAAAATTTGCATTAGTATTGAGGTAGATCAAAAGATTTTCTTTCCACATATGCtgtgaaaaatgtctttttttttcctgtgagaaaTGGTCCATTCCAAATGGTTTGTGAGATGATCATGATCAGTGTTAAAAACAAATCCACCCCCCCACCTTCCAGATGCAGCATCGTGGCTTTTAATTTAGCATGGGTTCAGTATTTAAATGTTTCCTACAAGttcattgttttattaaaaaaagcccaaatgcAACACACCACCCACCCAAAAAGCTCACCTTAATTTATGGGAGCTCTAAAAGGTAGTAGGATGGCAGATAGGGAGGAAGGTGATCAATTAAGACATTAAGCATTTTGCACCACATGGACGCATCTGCATGTCAGCCAAATAATAAGGCCATCAGCTCATTTTCAGGGGGCTGCTGCCTACTTCAACTCAATCCTCAGATCAAAGAGAAAATGTCTGCTTGCATTTTCTAATCAGAAAAGGGATGCTAATTTAGGTTCCTTAATGTGTGGTGGTAAGAGACTTCTTCAATTAACTGAATTCTATAgctcaaaatataaaaaaagagGGATACAAAGGGAGTCAGACTGGAAAGGCAGAAGTTCTCATTAAATCAAAGGTCCAATATTCATTACCTCCAGCATCTGGGGCTAAACACTAAACATGGAGATCATCAAAGGGGGTTTAATGGGTTAAATTGagaatataatctaattaaaatattagatACGAGTAAATAGCTCTTTGATATTCATCTGAAGGTTTCATTAAAATAGGTACTTGAGGTTTGTATTAAGGGGGGATTATCACTTTTCAGCAGAAACAACAAGTTGAGGTTCCCTAATCAGAGATGCTTCAAAGTGTTACCATTCCGGATAGAAATAAAAGTAGAAAAGCAGCGAGTGGCAGAGCATGGAAACATTTACCCAGCCCAGCTGGATCATAGTGCGGGCACCAACGTCCTGCAGCGGGGCCAAAGGCAGCTCCCAAAGGTGAGGAGAAAGGAATGAGGCGGAGGACGGTCCCGTTCCAGAAGCTGCGGTGGACATTGATGCGCAGAACACTTCTCCTGCAGCCTGACCCACGTTCCCCATACTGGAAGACACTTTTCTCACCAAGTTTCCCCCAAAGATTATGTTATGTTCGTCACAAACTCCCGCCTGGGATGTCTAATAGTCCAATTCATCCTTTCTCCATGAGGGAGGGATACAGTATGGTGGTCAGTTTTTCTTGTATGAGGTTTGGAGTCTGCAGGGTGTATTTCAGCAACTGACCTGCTTTTGGGACAACTGAGGCATCCTGTGGACTGTAGGATCTGGGCCAAACTCACCCAGGATTCTGTAAAATGAAAGGTATAGGACTTTTCCAGCAATATATGTCATACCTTCTATGACATATATTAATATGTCATACCTTCTACGACATATATTTTTGCCTTGAAGATATCcctaataatttcaaaatacttaTAAGATATGGAGGGTTCTGAAAGCAGCTACAACTTGCTTCTCCTGCTCGTGTCTATTATGCAAAGTTTCCAAGGATGCAATTTGAGGTAAACTGTCTCCATTTAAAGTCTGTGGCAGAACACTTTCCTCTTTCACCTCTTCACCTGATTGTCTTGCCATGAAAGTCTTTGGTCTAGGAATCTTCTTGGCATATTCCAGTGcctaaaaacatgaaaattggGGGAACTGATTAAGAGAAAGCTGATTAAATTTCAAAGAAATGTAAGTGTTTCTACGTTGAGTCAAATTAATAGTTCTCCTAGGTCCTGATCTTGTTTCTGGCAGTGTTCAGTACTAGATGCCTCAATGGCGACTGTGAGAAACCTCTGCAGTGGGCTACATAACCCATCACAAGTTGATTTGCTTTCTGGCACTTACCACTGGAGGCCATGTTAGATAATGAagcagtgttttttctttaaaaaagaaaaggtaacatcacagaatgacagaatcacagaatgtcagggattggaagggaccttggaaGCTCATCttgtccaatccccctgctggagcagatgtggtctccccagggcagagcagaggggcaggagaacctctctgacctactgaccacccccttctaacccaccccaggtaccattggcttcctggccacaagggcccagtgctggctcatggtcaccctgctgtccccaggacccccagctccctttcccctacgctgctctctaataggtcattccccagcttacgCTGGAACCTGCGGTTGTTCCTGCCCatattcaagactctacacttgcccttgttctatttcattaaatgtttccccacccagctctccatcctgtccaggtctctgatggcagcacagcttccagtgtcaccactcctcccagcttggtgtcaccagcaaacttgctgacagtcactctgttccctcgtccAGATCAccgatgaatatattgaataacaccggccccagcactgcccctgaggcactgcactgggtacaggcctcaactggactctgcccattgaccacgactctctggcttcttcccttcagccagttcgcagtcacctcactccccgctcatccagaccgcactcccccagttcagctgtgaggatgctgtggagactgtgtcaaatgccttactcaagtcaagggaGATCACGTCCACCTGCCCCTTAGCcttcacccacagactctcaactcgctcctcatccatgcctggacaattctcaatacattgtagttgctctctcacataaagagcaactccaacACCATGCCTATTGACCCCAACGTGCGTCTATTAagtttataaacattttttccccccagtttCATTAAGCTCTTGTCCTCAGTCATAGCTTGTAGCAGGGAGTTTTGCAGGTTAATATTACAAGGATGTAAACTGCAGTCAATTATTAAAAGGAAGATCAAAATGGAAAAACTATTTTAACCTGCTGTGAGTTAAATTTacgcttttccttttctttgtacAAGGTCCAGAATCTTTCCGTGCATGCGTTGTAAAAGGACTCTGTTCTTACCTTCTGTCTTGACACTGAAGATATGACCTGGGGTTTTGTAGGTAAGCTGTGAACTGAAGCAATGCTTTTCTTATTGTGTTCCTTAATCTGCTTTGCATATTCCTTTTGTTGCCTTAACTTCTCTTtctgacaaaaggaaaagagggtaTGGTTAAAGAAATGTCTCAGTGGATCCACCTGTTCTCCTCTGCCTAAGTTCACTTTGCATAATTGACAAATAGATCAATAAAAGAGACAGCTTACTTTCTCTTTGATTGCTTCATAGTCAGGTCCAAGGCCTCCAAGCTTCACGTTTAGATTTATGTAGGTTTTTGAGCTACAtggctgaaaaacaaacagcagttaTAGATCTTCCTTTGTATGATTGCACAGAGAGCCTAACTAAAGCAAGTCTGGTAGCGGACAACCAAGACAAGAGCAGGATCCAACTTGCAGTCTCAGTCTTAGCTCCAGCATGTCTCATTTTGAGGATGTGACCAAAAAAATTGAGTTAATTGCGCAAGTCAAATTGCACCGTATTTCCTTTGAATCTAAGCAGGTAATTGCCAATCATCCAAATCACAAAGCAATACTTTCTCAGTCAAAAACGATCTTTGgtgagctttatttttaaacagcttaAAGTGACCCATTTGACTGTTACGACTCCAAAGAAACTGGTAAAGAGAAGCGGATAAAAGTACCTGATTCTAGTGGTAAAAACATGAGGCAAACGTTATTAGTAATAGTAAcctttctttgttctcaaaATAGCAATGGAAAATTGTTCACAGCCAGTTGAAGAATACATGCAAAGGCTTTGCAAGTGCATAGGGAAGACAGGAGATGAGAGATGGGTGATGCCATTTCAATACTTCATGACATTACTACAAAGACGCCAGTGCTTCCAGAATATTCTTCATCTCTTTCAAGAATATTAGATTAATTTTTACAAATGgcttatattttaaatacttgtcAGTGGAAACTCATTATGATCAGCTCTATATTAATTTCAATCACAGAGTAATGCAGAAACACCAGACAGTTCTATATGCAAATAAAACCTGCATTTCTGCAAAGGATGTATTCAAGTTAAACTGAACTGTAAAGAAACTAGTTTGATACACTGAATTTTCCATCTGATGTTTCTTTGTGTCAGTTATCCCTTtcttttgtgaaatatttacaCTTTTAATTTAAGGTACTCTGAAGAGTTAATAATTTAGCTGTCTACAACAGAATTAGTTGTATACTGCACTTGTTTATTAGGAAAAGCTGGATTTTGCTGTGAGATATAAAGAGTCTTATTCTCTGTGGCATTCCTCACGTGAAGTGTGAGAAAGCTACTGAAAATACAGCATAGAAACAGCAGTTTGAACTCGGGGgaacagaaagggaaggaaatcaGTTACTATCATAATCCAGCTAATTCTTCTCAGAGGCATTCAAGCAGCAACACACAAACTGCCTCCTAGATGAAACACATCAGTAATTATTCCAGCTTAGTTTGTCTGCCCTGAGACTCAGAGCTAACTTCTTAAACATTTAATTTGTCATGGACACACGGGGATATCTCTGTGCTGTTCCACCGCATCTGTGTTAACTGGTTACAATAAGAAActgcacacacagaaaagacaaaaagaaccAAGTTTTAATCAGGACCAAAATGGGATCATCAGGAGACTTGTAATAATGTTTATGCCGTTAGCTTTACAAATCCTCtaagtttgttgttgttcagtTCGATTCCCTTGGAAACCAAGAGATTTGAGTCGGATGGCAAATGAGCGTGACCAGGATAATGGTTTGCTCAGATCTGAGGCCTGGCTGCCTGCTGCTTTCTACAAATAGCTTTATTCTAAATCATTTTATCATTGGATAACTTAGAGGACAAACACTGCTCTGTGTGTTCTCAGAGCTAATCAAGACTGGAAGTGACACAGGTGGTGGTGAACTGCCTTGCTCTTTAGACTAAAATGATTTTAGTGTCCGTTGCCACTTTTGTTCCCTGGTTTTCGATACCCTGGGCAAGTCGGTGTGTATCAGTGTGCTCTCTGGAACAATGAAATATTCCtcaggctgagggagctggggctctttagcttggagaagaggagactgaggggtgacctcattaatgtttacagatatataaagggggaatgtcaggaggatggagccaggctcttatGGGTGACAACcagacaggacaaggggcaatgggtgcaaactggaacacaggaggttccagtgaaagaggagaagcaacttgttgggggtgagggtggcagagcctggcccaggctgcccagggggttgtggagtctccttctgtgcagacattccaacccgcctggacaccttcctgtgtaacctcatctgggtgttcctgctccatggggggattgcactggatgagctttccaggtcctccaacccctcacattctggggttctgggattctgtgattctggggaAACAGAAATGTAGAAACATGCAATGCACATCTCTTTGCTTACCTTCTTGCTGACTTTaggctggttttgcttttccatttgcatGATGTATCCTTCTGAGTTGCTTCGGCTTATTTCCACTTGATTTCCTCCACCGCTTTCTGGATCTACCTCTACACCACTTTCTACGTGTGGGATTACAGGTGGAAGCAGGCTGAACAAGTGCCTGGCAGCTAGATGAGCTTCTGTCCAATGGATGATTTGTTGGTGATGTTGCTCCATCTGTTGTGTGAACGGGGAGGTTGCACAGGGGGCTGTTGGTGAACTGTGAACAGAAGATTGAAAAAgactcagaaaagaaagaaggggtaAAAAATATCACGTATATACAGCAGATAGCTCAACAAGCAATTTGTATGTGGCATGGTCCCTGCTCACAGAATATACTGGGAACATGAAGATGGAAagatgtgtgtttcacaatgaCTGACTTTGCTTGCACCCAAGTGTGTGGAAACTGTTTAAATTAAATGGGAAAAGTTATATATGTGGAAACTTTCAGCCTGATTCAAAGCTAGCTTAAGATAACAAAAACTGCCTGTAAATGGTTTTGGATCAGGCTTGCTGAGTACTAAAAGAATTAATTGTCTATGTGAAATAAACCCCTTCATTTTTACTAAGGCAGGTGAGATCCTACATAACTAAGGATTTTCCTGCCTTTGGTCTGTGTAGCGAGCCAGGATTGGCACTGGAATGACTCTGGATGCTCACCCTGCAAGGCGGGTTTTGATAGAACTCTATGCAGCTCACAGTACATTTAGTTTATGTACAGTGCTCTTTGCCATCTATTATTTAAACTTCACCTTTTAGCCTTTCAGAAGAAAGCCTTCAGTTGTGGAAAATTCTATGTGCAGGAGAGCCCGGAGTTCAGAACCGCCCTTTTCCAATatcatatttaaaaatcaatggtTCTGATGAATCTTAAGTTAGTAGTAATCTCTAGTGGCAGGTTggtagcaaaatatttttatactttggactttaaaacattttcttgtctttttctatttttttctgggcATCATGGTGTTATGATAATACTGTTTCAACACTCCTATCCTTACCATAAACTACCGATAGCATAGTTTTGATGACTTTTATCCGCATAAACTTGTCTTTTGTGGTCCTGAAGTGGTACTTGACTCTTCACCAATTCTTGAAAATAGCCATTAAAAGTAGATGAGATATTCCTCTGATTTGGATCTGCTTGACCATTGGTAGTGTTGTCTCTTGCAAAAAGCTGCACAGGGGAAGGGCTGTATACATGTCGCTGGTCACGTGGAAGTCCATTTGGAGAATCATGCTGGTATTTCTTGTTCTCCTTGCTGGTATATGCTGGATATATAACTTCTACTGGGTTAAATGTATGCAGTGTTGGATGAAAAGGATGGGTAGTTGTGGTGAAATCCTGATTAACAAGATGTCTTGAATTTGGGAAATGATTTAAGCGAGTATCTAAATGTGCTGCTGTATTAGTGTCAGGGCAAACAGAAGGACTCGTGCACAGACATCTCCACCGTGCGCTGCTGTTGTcttgctccactccctgcatgGGAACAGGCTGAAATCCTGAGGTTTGGTGGTGACTGTGGTGCCAAGGCTTTGgttctgctgctcttgctggCGGTTTTTGGCTCTCGTTCCTTGGGAAAGCTCTCCCTGCGACACTCTGCTTggatttcagtttatttctctGGGACGACTTCTTTTGCTGATCCTAAAACAAGTTATCAGAAGTGGGTGAATTTCAGTAGTTGCTATTTTGTATGTGCATTAAGATCAACAATATATAGGCGTAAGGGTAAGTTTGCCTGTCACAATGCTTTTCATGTAGCTATTTCTTAGAATTCTACAAAATGACTGATTAGCTGATGTTTTAACTAGATTACGTTCTATGATTTTAATTCAGGACAACATTCTTATTTTAGACAGCCCTTAAATAGCTGTGCAGGTGACAATGAAGTCGACTTCTGAGCACGTACTGAATTTTGAACCAGTGTTGATGTGGTGCCTTCAACAAGCCTGAACAGGTTGGAGTGCATAGTCATCTGTCTCTTTAAAAATCAGGGGTGTATGGAGCCAGCTACCCCTGTTTAATGTACACTCGCACCTAGAAAAGGTTTATAGCAATGAGTATTGTGATGgaaattagttttaaaagtgAGCTTTTAGCAGAGAGCGAAGTGTAAAAGGGAAAGCACCCGTGTCCTAAAGTCTAAGAAATGACCCTGTGGTAAATATGGAATGAGGTGCAAAAATACATGCCCTTAAATGCACAGGACTACTTGTTTCTAATCCTGCAGACAAGTGGTAGCTCGTTGTCAACCATCTGGGGAAAACGTTTCAACAATCAAATAGGTTCTTGGTTTCTATCTTCTCATGGAAGTAAACTGCACCAAATTTCAGGAAAAGATGGCTATATACACTCAGATTGGGCCACAGTAGAAACTGTCTTATGTCAATGATTTAAATGATTTCATTTCTAAACCAAGCACTCCTCTCTGTCCTGTGTCGTGCAAAACATTATCCAAATAATAAGAAACAATTTGAGAATTTAAGCACACCAGGACTACTGTCTTGAGCTAAATGACCTACTCTAGAGCTGGACTTTATCTAAGATTTATTACTTTCCAATCACAGCATCAGGTGCTGCCTGTTTTGAGGAAGGACATGGCTTTCCTTCTAGGGAATATACAAATCCATTCTCAGTCCATTTAATCTTTGTCAGCGCTAAAATCCTCCATTTCATCCTCCTGTCTCTCTAGGGTTCTTTTGTTAGCAACACTTGCAATCACTACATAGCATATGCACTCAGAATAAATACTTAATGGTAGGTATTAAATCCACATATAGAGCAGAATGTTTTGGTGAAAGCTTTAGCATTGGGGAACCCTGACTCCTGGTGCCAAGATGATGATTTGTTAGCTCGACCTCCGCTGTAACGATTAATGTTCTGGCACATGGTGCCACTGGTGGAAAGCACAAACTGCTGCCAAACTGGGACCAGGCCAATGTTTCCCCATTTAAATGGAATGAGCAGCCCTGTAAAGTACCTCCTCCATTGTGAAATTCCGTATATAAAGCACGTCTCTCATAATGAACGGCAGCATAAAATCTTCTTTGTGCTTTACACAAGTGTAGCTTCTAGTCTTAAGTGAACAGCAGAGAATTTAAACAGTGTTCCTGAATTACTTCAAATACTTGTACTACAAAGGCAGTAACTAGGTTTGCCAACGATAAATCCAGCTGGCTTGAAGTTCTGGTTCCAAAGTTCTTGGGTTTGCATCAGTGATGACAACCTGGTCTTTTTTATTGCTGCAAAGACTATCCCAGTTTTGTCAGGCCAGCATTAAAGAGATCTATAGTTTTATGTATACATTTTATGTGTGACCTTTTCTACTTGTAACTTGTTCTAGTTTATGGTAACCCCTTGATGTTCATGGGGATTTTAGGGGACAAGTAATGCAGCAGTAGTTACATTCTAGCTCAGAATCCTCATGAACCATCAAACACGACCATGTACTAGTTTGTGCTTTTACATCAACCAACCATGTTCCAAACAGATAAGATTCTTTGAGCTCAGACTTTCTTGAGGTTTGGGATCTATTTTGACTTAAAATCAGCATATGCATTAAATTTTGGAGATTATCTACTGATATATATGTAAGGATTTATTGTCAGtaattgatattttaaaagtaaggaGATTACAGCTTCAAATATTCTAACTTCAGTGCTTTTACATATATTTCAATTATCATGTTACATTGAAAAAGAACCTTGAGCTGCTGTGATTTCAGGTACCATTTATCTTCAGGCTCCATTTTCCCAGTCCAGAATGGCAGGACACACTGAACTGGTTCCTCATCAACAGTCTTAGGATCTGCAGCCTAAAACCCAAGAATGTTTACGGCCACAGCCCAAACGGATGAAAGGATTTAAAAGTCTTGTGGAAAGACTGAGAAATAATTTGCCTCCTATTAAAGCTAAAACACTAAAGTTAGGCATTGTATAATAGATAATAAGACAATGAACggctaaaagagaaaatgaaaaaggaagcaaaaatgcAGTTAAGAGTGGTATGGTAGCAGCGAGTATTCCTTCTACTTTTAAGAAGAAGAGAGGACAAGAAAATTGCAGGAAGTATGCAGCACAGAAATGTACTTGTAACTCTTCAATGTCTGGCTTTCTCCATTTATACAAGAGCCAGTGGATGCACCTAATGACAGAAAAGCAGCTAGAGAATCATAATTGTCCAAGCAATCAGCCAGTGTACCACGATATTGATAGATGACATACACCATAGCAAGGTTTTGGACAACAGAGTCATGTGGAAAAAGATGGCAAAACGCAGTAATGTTGGTGGAAAAGTACAAGGAGTAgttgcagaaataaaacagctaaTATACACAGCCTGGGAACAATATTGAACAGCTTGTGCAAAATAGCAAGCCTGCAAACAAGAGGAACATCCTCCTGTGGCCACAGTTATAGTAGCGCAATGGCTGGAAATCAAATTTGTGCAATTTTTTGAGGGTGGCTGGTGGCACTACAGATTTCAAAGCCAAGAGATACCCTTGAAAATATGGCAATAATGAAAATCTTCCTTGAAAGTGTATATTTCCTTCCCAAGCTATAAAACTtcacaaaaaacacacagaatcccagaatgtgaggagttggaagggacctggaaagctcatccagtgcaatccccccatggagcaggaacacccagatgaggttacacaggaaggtgtccaggcgggttggaatgtctgcacagaaggagactccacaaccccctgggcagcctgggccaggctctgccaccctcaccccaacaagttgcttctcctctttcactggaacctcctgtgttccagtttgcacccattgccccttgtcctgtcactggttgtcacccacaagagcctggctacatcctcctgacactcgccctttccatattgatccccaggaatgagtcccccctcagtctcctcttgtccagctccagagccccagctccctcagcctttcctcacacgggagatgctccactcccttcagcatcttggtggctgcgctggactctctccagcagttccctgtttggaaaaagctcttcctgttgtccttgacccctctcgccaggtttaattctaa from Columba livia isolate bColLiv1 breed racing homer chromosome 24, bColLiv1.pat.W.v2, whole genome shotgun sequence encodes:
- the JHY gene encoding jhy protein homolog translates to MDTGSRPGLGYMIGAKHGVNSSGTKYISVSSPHTCNISKKGFPQRTLTQPDFHPASWKRSPVREGSFASSLRDSQDSDFESLVQEREYQIQLQRRIRQNEELVGLCSDELENDSLEEDSLEEESSKEQEGAECGANQYTNEMQKDAGSGRKQQSVGKYLSLRYNPNWKNTKEAAEFSEAEKSHQVAGGSSVDFSQGSFYLHSNSSPTEMYQQEATSQGSCSDFGAGTELQSFHGPDAVISSEPLRLHTKGKESAAGRHFRHSPSTYSSAFSLQIREDPPRRQKKDFVERNKQTLGLRSGKTNSYLQLHAKKQEVVLQEQDQQKKSSQRNKLKSKQSVAGRAFPRNESQKPPARAAEPKPWHHSHHQTSGFQPVPMQGVEQDNSSARWRCLCTSPSVCPDTNTAAHLDTRLNHFPNSRHLVNQDFTTTTHPFHPTLHTFNPVEVIYPAYTSKENKKYQHDSPNGLPRDQRHVYSPSPVQLFARDNTTNGQADPNQRNISSTFNGYFQELVKSQVPLQDHKRQVYADKSHQNYAIGSLCSPTAPCATSPFTQQMEQHHQQIIHWTEAHLAARHLFSLLPPVIPHVESGVEVDPESGGGNQVEISRSNSEGYIMQMEKQNQPKVSKKPCSSKTYINLNVKLGGLGPDYEAIKEKKEKLRQQKEYAKQIKEHNKKSIASVHSLPTKPQVISSVSRQKALEYAKKIPRPKTFMARQSGEEVKEESVLPQTLNGDSLPQIASLETLHNRHEQEKQVVAAFRTLHIL